In Chaetodon auriga isolate fChaAug3 chromosome 7, fChaAug3.hap1, whole genome shotgun sequence, a genomic segment contains:
- the LOC143323420 gene encoding uncharacterized protein LOC143323420: MTSVTNFSFSFFFLFCTSFSCGGCVKTGVSGGIIQPSAGTSVGGAGVPAPSGVGTAVQQPGGVGVGTGVKAPKPVIPGVGPGVGGYPYGGTFGVPFGVGPGTGAATLPGAKPLKPPVGGAGGGVGIPLAAGGYQGGYRPYHHGYGQGGLTYPSAAGQGGAVGVGAKPPKPGYGSLGGVGGFQQAGVPVVPGYGVGYPQQYYPGGGLMHSCQQPGGYVPAPLTPQQAKAAKYGPLQGFLGGAGGGGVFRGGVAGCQGKYCGRRK, translated from the exons ATGACA AGTGTGactaatttttctttttcttttttttttcttttttgcacttCATTCTCTTGTGGTGGATGTGTGAAAACAGGCG TTTCTGGTGGAATTATTCAGCCTAGCG ctggCACAAGTGTCG GTGGAGCAGGTGTTCCAGCACCCTCTGGTG TTGGAACTGCAGTCCAACAACCTGGAG GTGTTGGTGTTGGCACAGGCGTCAAAGCACCTAAACCAGTCATACCGG GTGTCGGTCCAGGCGTGGGTGGATATCCCTACGGTGGAACCTTTGGAG TTCCTTTCGGCGTTGGTCCCGGCACTGGAGCTGCAACGCTGCCTGGAGCAAAGCCTTTGAAACCTccag TgggtggagcaggaggtggagtAGGAATCCCACTGGCAGCAGGAGGTTATCAGG GGGGATACAGGCCATATCATCATGGTTATGGCCAGG GTGGGTTGACGTATCCCTCTGCAGCTGGACAAGGAGGTGCCGTTGGAGTTGGAGCTAAACCACCCAAACCAG GCTACGGCAGTCTTGGAGGCGTTGGAGGATTTCAGCAAG CTGGGGTTCCTGTGGTACCTGGTTATGGAGTTGGTTACCCCCAACAGTACTACCCAG GAGGCGGATTAATGCACAGCTGCCAACAGCCAG GTGGATATGTACCCGCCCCACTGACTCCTCAACAAG CCAAAGCAGCCAAGTACGGTCCATTGCAGGGTTTCCTTGgcggtgcaggaggaggaggggtctTCAGAG GTGGCGTTGCAGGATGCCAGGGCAAATACTGTgggaggaggaagtag